One Littorina saxatilis isolate snail1 linkage group LG12, US_GU_Lsax_2.0, whole genome shotgun sequence genomic region harbors:
- the LOC138981883 gene encoding beta-mannosidase-like isoform X1, protein MFPIGVGALCVILVTMTSSIPADAVLKWYLDGHWTVSNAARNVSVPAKVPGSMYTALQDFNNRTENPLYRDNDVQLAWIGHANWTYTTVFECPALDASTSESVLLVAEGVDTVSTVVINGKDVGKTFDMFVRYSWDITDVIQPGDNTIEVRFESATGYAAKQAASYPYTVPRTCHPWVQHGECYRNFIRKEPCSFSWDWGPSFPTQGIWKPMYLVFFGQAMMDMATVEVLQGPGEKGWVLKTKAYFNVTGGGSINGQLKISLVNTDVQEVHDVTLSTEKTWAEFNISVPESAGVKRWWPNGYGDQALYDVIFEFTASDAGLTSLIKRIGFRTIELVQDPVSSEPSQGLTFYFKVNGLPIFMKGSNWIPADNFQERITKDRLRSLLQAAADAHINGMRVWGGGIYESDDFYDLTDELGILIWQDFMFASDLYPADEAFIGNVTQEVTYQVRRLMHRPSICLWSGNNENEGAIKDKMGWSNYTIYYNDYIKLYITTIMAIVTREHPSSVFVSSSPSNGVQTAQQGYVDKDPQSNNYGDVHFYSYDIDEWKPGKFPIPRFASEYGTQAWCNFETLLDVFEPSDMSYNSSQAVHRQHHPQGNQEMLKEISMHLKLPPGRTPDPQRFKHLIYLTQINQAMSIKTESEHYRRHQSSVLPDGRGLTMGALYWQLNDIWQAPTWASIDFSGRWKMLHNYALQFFSPLLVSPYQDGNDLDIFVVVDQIPTVEVRDPDTQQLRFEPTTKVKVGDDDVLDLASKVEKATTGVMTVEMYSWKSFTPLHTWTVDYKLNTTAESVFRQDVDSMMTEAGCTSSTDCFIHTFLNDRNQGVDNHFFLAELKDSNLEKAEIAITNLTRESEKELTITLSTTKIAPFVWLDAGWFIGKFSRNGFLMLTPTTTVTFTGTEALDLSELQKQLSVMSLMDVYD, encoded by the exons AATGCCCTGCGCTGGACGCTTCCACGTCCGAGTCCGTTCTGCTGGTGGCCGAGGGCGTTGACACTGTGTCCACTGTGGTCATCAATGGCAAGGACGTGGGCAAGACCTTTGACATGTTTGTCAGGTACTCCTGGGATATTACCGACGTCATTCAG CCAGGAGACAACACCATAGAGGTGAGGTTTGAATCAGCAACGGGGTACGCGGCGAAACAAGCAGCCAGCTACCCGTACACTGTCCCCAGGACGTGTCATCCCTGGGTGCAGCATGGAGAGTGTTACAGGAACTTCATCCGCAAAGAACCCTGCTCCTTCTCCTGGGACTGGGGGCCGTCGTTCCCCACCCAGGGCATATG GAAACCGATGTACTTGGTATTTTTTGGTCAAGCGATGATGGACATGGCTACCGTTGAAGTCCTTCAGG GTCCAGGTGAAAAAGGATGGGTGCTGAAAACCAAAGCGTATTTCAATGTCACTGGCGGTGGGTCAATCAACGGTCAGCTGAAGATCTCACTGGTCAACACTGATGTCCAGGAGGTCCATGACGTCACACTGTCCACAGAGAAAACATGGGCGGAATTCAATATTTCTGTTCCTGAG AGTGCAGGAGTCAAGCGATGGTGGCCTAACGGCTACGGCGACCAGGCGCTGTATGACGTCATCTTTGAGTTCACTGCCAGTGACGCAGGGCTGACGTCACTAATAAAACGTATCGGGTTTCGCACTATTGAGCTAGTACAGGACCCCGTGTCCTCTGAACCTAGCCAAG GACTGACCTTTTACTTCAAGGTCAACGGACtgccgatcttcatgaaaggGTCCAACTGGATCCCCGCGGACAATTTTCAGGAGCGCATCACTAAAGACCGTCTGCGTTCTTTACTGCAGGCCGCTGCCGATGCTCATATCAATGGCATGAGAGTGTGGGGCGGAGGG ATATATGAATCAGATGACTTCTACGATCTTACCGATGAGCTGGGAATCCTGATATGGCAAGATTTCATGTTTGCGAGCGACCTCTATCCCGCCGATGAAGCCTTCATCGGCAATGTGACACAAGAAGTAACATATCAA GTGCGGAGGTTAATGCATCGTCCCTCCATCTGCCTGTGGTCAGGAAACAACGAGAACGAAGGGGCAATAAAAGACAA GATGGGGTGGTCTAACTACACCATCTACTACAACGACTACATCAAGCTGTACATCACGACCATCATGGCCATAGTGACAAGGGAACACCCGAGCAGCGTGTTCGTGTCTTCCAGTCCCAGCAACGGGGTGCAAACTGCCCAGCAAGGCTACGTGGACAAGGATCCTCAGTCCAACAACTATGGAGATG TTCACTTCTACTCTTACGACATTGATGAGTGGAAGCCTGGCAAGTTTCCCATACCTCGCTTCGCCTCTGAGTACGGTACACAGGCTTGGTGCAACTTTGAGACTTTGCTGGACGTATTTGAACCATCTGACATGTCCTACAACTCTTCTCAGGCAGTACACAGGCAGCACCACCCTCAAG GCAACCAAGAAATGCTGAAGGAGATTTCGATGCATCTAAAATTACCTCCGGGGCGCACACCAGACCCACAGCGCTTCAAGCATCTTATTTACCTGACCCAG ATCAACCAGGCCATGTCGATCAAGACGGAGTCGGAACACTACCGCCGTCACCAGAGCTCCGTGTTACCTGACGGTCGCGGTCTCACCATGGGGGCGCTGTACTGGCAGCTCAACGACATCTGGCAGGCCCCCACCTGGGCCTCGATAG ACTTCAGCGGCCGATGGAAAATGCTCCACAACTACGCTCTCCAATTCTTCAGTCCTCTGCTTGTCTCCCCTTACCAGGACGGCAATGACCTTGACATTTTTGTCGTTGTGGATCAAATTCCAACCGTGGAAGTACGCGACCCTGACACACAACAGCTgaggtttgaacccacgacgaAGGTCAAGGTCGGCGACGATGACGTCCTTGACCTTGCCTCTAAGGTCGAAAAGGCAACCACCGGAGTGATGACGGTAGAGATGTACTCATGGAAGAGCTTCACACCTCTTCATACGTGGACTGTGGATTATAAG ctgaacacgacagcGGAGTCGGTGTTCCGACAGGACGTTGACAGCATGATGACAGAAGCGGGCTGCACGTCCAGCACGGACTGTTTCATCCACACCTTCCTCAACGACAGAAACCAGGGCGTCGACAACCACTTTTTCCTGGCTGAGCTCAAAGACTCCAATCTGGAGAAAGCAGAAATAGCG ATTACGAACCTCACACGAGAGTCTGAAAAAGAATTGACCATAACTCTATCGACAACAAAGATCGCTCCCTTTGTATGGTTGGACGCAGGATGGTTCATCGGGAAGTTCTCGAGGAACGGGTTTCTCATGCTTACTCCAACCACAACAGTCACGTTCACTGGCACAGAGGCATTGGATCTTTCTGAGTTACAGAAGCAGTTGTCAGTGATGTCTTTGATGGACGTTTATGACTGA
- the LOC138981881 gene encoding protein mono-ADP-ribosyltransferase PARP12-like, translated as MAGAEGRERLVRDVLQILLASRDEDLREEIVDVFNALGKARQKAHSVNTADRLERCLGQCPEVFQLDKEYKEVFVRPRTKMSICPTHFKKHGSCRARNCSDLHFCAFYLLSGYCSLGDGRDCCGFGHSLRTPHNGRALGWHLLGGLDITDLRSLLCLPWVRRGITLPRVCWYFNQHCGCGRKNECRALHLCLPYVLGTCRFGKGCRRNHNINHPQVTQALTKYGVNVSGRRLTDILEEVKMYESDSNTSTSRDNDDSVDGDEEERRTGFQFGAKPKMFGSVPNLFQGRDLQPVPQNNGRRPRCPSAGRRGKEGSYTALSREAGRSPRMESLCVFHLMNKCRFGDSCHHLHSDRLYLWRLTEWPEDVGRDEDVVWSSLDHDNNLVLEREYSKPNVVECTLQDVNGDTMKVNLREFTAVSLSSNQRYKIRRLTTPSSAESNKSQLPIATVWLWYWRNQDGDWIEIGLEGAAETGLAELTSARVERNYLTSANTPLKSGRFVLDFGKMRLKDLHLGRKFKVRRRPQVLLDDSDAESDDGSLTDDSETEGQTADDYDDVTNDDDDVETQPDDAAAPTVSVDDFLTTLTPETVAYTKVKSPFCGTLGRAATVLSIQRVDNTRLTAAYASKKKSMPRKSGRLEERILYYGVEPDDDVITICQSGMDCSNQRDSKHNTSFGKGGYFYATAAQADKRTGHKKERKMFVVSCLTGRFVRGSPKLTQPPCVDGSKGNSERYDSCVDDTAYPRLFVIFDNAQVFPKYLVTYTLK; from the exons ATGGCGGGTGCTGAGGGCAGGGAGAGGCTTGTGCGAGACGTGCTTCAGATACTGCTGGCGTCTCGGGACGAGGACCTCCGAGAAGAGATCGTTGACGTCTTCAACGCGCTGGGCAAAGCGCGACAGAAAGCCCACAGTGTCAACACTGCTGACAGGCTGGAACGTTGTCTCGGACAGTGTCCGGAG gtcTTCCAGTTAGACAAAGAATACAAAGAAGTTTTCGTGAGACCGAGAACAAAGATGAGCATTTGCCCCACTCACTTCAAGAAGCACGGATCGTGCAGAGCCAGGAACTGCTCGGATCTCCACTTCTGTGCCTTCTACCTGTTGTCCGGATACTGCTCGCTGGGCGATGGTCGCGATTGCTGCGGCTTTGGACACAGCCTGAGGACACCCCATAACGGTCGAGCCCTGGGGTGGCACCTGCTGGGTGGTCTGGACATCACTGACTTGCGCTCCTTGCTCTGTCTGCCCTGGGTGCGACGGGGTATTACTCTACCCCGGGTGTGCTG GTATTTTAACCAGCACTGTGGGTGCGGGCGAAAGAACGAGTGCCGCGCTTTACACCTGTGTCTGCCCTACGTGTTGGGAACATGTAGGTTCGGCAAGGGCTGCCGCAGAAACCACAACATCAATCACCCTCAG GTCACCCAAGCTCTCACAAAATATGGCGTCAACGTCAGTGGCCGACGTCTAACGGATATTCTGGAAGAGGTCAAAATGTACGAAAGCGACAGTAACACCTCTACCAGCCGCGACAACGACGACTCCGTCGACGGTGATGAGGAAGAAAGAAGGACGGGTTTCCAGTTTGGTGCCAAGCCGAAAATGTTTGGTTCTGTGCCCAACCTGTTTCAAGGAAGAGATTTGCAGCCGGTGCCTCAGAACAACG GACGTCGCCCGAGGTGTCCATCTGCCGGCAGACGTGGCAAGGAAGGGTCATACACGGCGCTCTCCCGTGAAGCGGGACGGTCGCCACGCATGGAAAGTCTCTGTGTTTTCCACCTCATG AACAAGTGTCGTTTCGGAGATTCGTGTCACCACCTGCACAGTGACCGGCTCTACCTGTGGCGACTGACCGAGTGGCCTGAGGACGTCGGGAGGGATGAGGACGTGGTTTGGTCAAGCCTTGACCATGACAACAACCTGGTGTTGGAGCGAGAGTACTCAAAGCCAAACGTCGTGGAGTGCACTCTACAAGACGT GAACGGCGATACGATGAAGGTCAACCTAAGGGAGTTCACCGCCGTCAGTCTGTCCTCAAACCAGAGATACAAAATCAGGCGGCTCACCACGCCCTCTAGCGCAGAGTCCAACAAGTCTCAGTTGCCCATAGCAACCGTCTGGCTCTGGTACTGGCGAAACCAAGATGGCGACTGGATTGAGATTGGGTTGGAG ggCGCCGCCGAGACGGGCCTTGCTGAGCTGACGAGCGCGCGGGTTGAGCGCAACTATCTCACGAGTGCTAACACCCCACTCAAGTCTGGTCGGTTTGTTCTTGACTTTGGCAAAATGCGGCTCAAAGACCTGCACCTTGGCCGCAAGTTCAAGGTCAGAAGACGACCTCAGGTGCTTCTCGACGATAGCGATGCTGAATCAGACGACGG GTCTCTCACCGACGACAGTGAAACAGAGGGGCAAACAGCCGACGATTACGATGACGTCAccaatgatgacgatgatgttgAAACCCAGCCTGACGACGCCGCAGCCCCTACAGTCTCCGTTGATGATTTTCTTACCACG CTTACACCAGAAACCGTAGCATACACCAAGGTGAAATCCCCTTTCTGCGGTACCCTGGGTAGGGCTGCTACCGTCCTCAGCATTCAGCGAGTGGACAACACACGCTTGACCGCAGCTTACGCCAG CAAGAAGAAATCTATGCCAAGAAAATCTGGTCGACTTGAAGAACGAATCCTATACTACGGCGTCGAGCCCGATGATGACGTCATTACCATCTGCCAATCAGGAATGGACTGCAGTAACCAGCGAGACAGCAAGCACAACACGTCATTCGGCAAGGGAGGCTACTTCTACGCGACCGCTGCACAGGCAGATAAGAGAACTGGacacaagaaagaaaggaaaatgtTCGTGGTCAGCTGTCTAACTGGACGTTTTGTAAGGGGGTCCCCAAAGCTGACACAGCCTCCTTGCGTGGACGGTTCAAAAGGAAACAGTGAACGCTATGATTCATGTGTTGACGATACAGCTTATCCCAgattatttgttatttttgacAACGCTCAGGTGTTTCCGAAGTACCTGGTGACCTACACTCTGAAGTAG